Genomic DNA from Candidatus Eisenbacteria bacterium:
GCGACACCACGTCGCTCGAAGCGAGCAGTTCGTCGAGCGGCAGGCGATGCACCCACTCGAAACCCTGGGGCCACGATTCGAGCAGCGGATCGTATGCCGCGACCGACAAGTCGAACGCGCGCGCGCGCACGGCGACTTCGCGGCCGATGCGTCCGAATCCCAGCAGCCCGAGTCGGCGTCCCGCGATCTCGCGGCCGGCGAAACGCGCCTTCTCCCAGTGGCCGGCGCGAGCACTCGCGATCGCGTCGGCGAGGTGTCGCTCGTAGGCGATCAGCAGGCCGAACACCAGCTCCGCGACTGCGACGCGATTGGCGCCCGGCGTGTTGAGCACCCGGATGCCGTGAAGCTGCGCGGCTTCGGCATCGACATTGTCGAGTCCGGTGCCGGCTCGCACCACCACGCGCAGCGACGGCGCGCCGCCCAACACCTGCGCCGTCACCCGGGTGCCACCTCGCACCAGCAGCGCCACCGCTCCGTCGAGCGCCTGCGCGAGTTCGGCGCCCTGCAGCCCGTGACGTTCGACGACTTCGTGGCCGGAAGCACTCAGGCGCGCCAGTGCAGCGGCATCGAGAGGATCCGAGACCACGATCCTCATGCGCGTGCGGGGACGGCGCTCGCGAGCGCGCGAGTGCACTCGCCGATCGCGTTGAGCACCACCGCGGCGTCGCCGAGATCGTAGTGCCCCATGTGTCCGACCCGGATCATCTGGCCTTTCAGGCGATCCTGTCCGTTCGCGACCACGATGCCGTGCACGTCGCGCAGTCGCTTGACCACGTCCGAGGCATTGACGCCCGCGGGCGGAACCAGCGCGGTCACGCCGTGCGCCGGATGCGCCGCGAACAGCGACCAGCCGTGTGCCTTCGCGCCGTCGCGGATCGCGACCGCCACGCGACGATGGCGGTCCCAGACCTGCTCGAGGCCTTCTTCGCGAATCATCGCGAGCGCCTCCTGGAGCGCGAGCACCAGACTGACCGGCGGCGTGAACGACGTATCGCCCTGTGCCGCACTCTTGCGCGCGCGACGGAGGTCCCAGTAGAAGCGCGGCAACCGATCGCCTTCGAT
This window encodes:
- a CDS encoding hydroxyacid dehydrogenase, with amino-acid sequence MVSDPLDAAALARLSASGHEVVERHGLQGAELAQALDGAVALLVRGGTRVTAQVLGGAPSLRVVVRAGTGLDNVDAEAAQLHGIRVLNTPGANRVAVAELVFGLLIAYERHLADAIASARAGHWEKARFAGREIAGRRLGLLGFGRIGREVAVRARAFDLSVAAYDPLLESWPQGFEWVHRLPLDELLASSDVVSLHLPLAPGTRGAIGARELGLMKKDAVLVNASRGGIVDEEALYDTLVNGRLRGALLDVFAVEPPGEHALLTLPNVMATPHLGASTQESQRRAGDEAVEVLLEALGELAPRG